One Rhizobiales bacterium GAS188 DNA window includes the following coding sequences:
- a CDS encoding PAS domain S-box-containing protein produces the protein MISEPPPGPSDVVTEPGSDTRASLEAADLGTADLGAAAQRIEHLERELMRAREELERTVRDLQALEAANKEQLRVAETALAESERNYRILFEQAAVGIERATLDGRLIAVNDQLCVMLGYSRDELLKKTFIDITEPADLPRERRRHKRLYTGKVDHYVFEKRFLRRNGTRLWARVTSSLARDDSGAVLYRMSIIEDISERRRTQQALRDSEARYRATFDQAAVGIAHVGLDGRWLAVNDRMCAITGYSREELLRSRFQDITHPGDLDKNLAAMAGIVSGESDTLSLEKRYVRKDGAVVWISLTAALVRKDDGAPAYLISVVEDVTEDLGAALSNAYLAAIVRSSQDAIFSFDHDGIIGSWNSGAERLFGYYAEEIIGQSQAVLVPAHRIKEGLEAVERLAGGEALISMESERKRKDGSIFPCLITKSPVHDAGGKLLGFSSTIRDITERRQWEERQRLMARELVHRVKNSFAVIQSIVRQTQRSTPDPEAFAQAFSGRLSAMAASHDLLTDRHWEGAGLRDLVSSQLAPFAAGGEKRVRTEGPEVVLDTSLAVPLGLALHELATNATKYGSLSRPGGVVDLSWSVSLRDGAEQLSLTWREIGGPTVTGPWRRGFGSSLIERGLPDARIERHFEPDGLICRIELPTSGVRADQD, from the coding sequence ATGATCTCAGAGCCTCCGCCTGGCCCAAGCGACGTCGTCACCGAGCCGGGCTCGGATACGAGAGCGAGCCTTGAGGCAGCGGATCTAGGGACGGCGGATCTTGGGGCGGCAGCGCAACGCATCGAGCATCTCGAGCGGGAGCTGATGCGGGCTCGCGAAGAACTCGAGCGGACGGTCCGGGATCTCCAGGCCCTCGAGGCGGCGAACAAGGAGCAACTGCGCGTCGCCGAGACGGCGCTCGCCGAAAGCGAGCGAAATTATCGCATCCTGTTCGAGCAGGCGGCGGTCGGCATCGAGCGGGCGACGCTCGACGGACGTCTCATCGCCGTCAACGACCAGCTTTGCGTCATGCTGGGCTATTCGCGCGACGAACTGCTCAAGAAGACCTTCATCGACATCACCGAGCCCGCCGATCTGCCGCGGGAGCGGCGGCGCCACAAACGCCTCTACACCGGCAAGGTCGATCATTACGTCTTCGAGAAGCGCTTTCTGCGCCGCAACGGCACTCGCCTCTGGGCCCGCGTGACGTCTTCGCTCGCCCGCGACGACAGCGGTGCCGTCCTCTACCGAATGTCGATCATCGAGGATATTTCGGAGCGTCGCCGCACCCAGCAGGCCTTGCGTGACAGCGAGGCGCGCTACCGCGCCACCTTCGATCAGGCGGCGGTCGGCATCGCCCATGTGGGGCTCGACGGCAGGTGGCTCGCGGTCAATGACCGGATGTGCGCCATCACCGGCTATTCGCGCGAGGAGCTGCTGCGCAGCCGCTTTCAGGACATCACCCATCCCGGCGATCTCGACAAAAATCTCGCCGCCATGGCGGGGATCGTCTCGGGCGAGAGCGACACGCTCTCGCTCGAGAAACGCTATGTGCGCAAGGACGGCGCAGTCGTCTGGATCAGCCTGACGGCGGCCCTGGTGCGCAAGGATGACGGCGCGCCTGCCTATCTGATCTCGGTCGTCGAGGACGTCACCGAGGATCTGGGCGCCGCCCTCTCGAATGCCTATCTCGCCGCGATCGTGCGCAGCTCGCAAGATGCCATCTTCAGCTTCGACCATGACGGCATCATCGGCAGCTGGAACAGCGGCGCCGAGCGGCTCTTCGGCTATTACGCCGAGGAGATCATCGGACAGAGCCAGGCCGTGCTGGTGCCGGCGCACAGGATCAAGGAAGGGCTCGAGGCCGTGGAGCGGCTGGCGGGCGGGGAGGCCCTCATCTCCATGGAGAGCGAGCGCAAGCGCAAGGACGGCTCGATCTTCCCCTGCCTGATCACCAAGAGCCCGGTCCATGACGCTGGCGGCAAGCTCCTCGGATTCTCCTCGACCATCCGCGACATCACCGAGCGTCGGCAATGGGAGGAACGCCAGCGGCTGATGGCGCGCGAGCTCGTGCATCGCGTCAAGAATTCCTTCGCGGTGATCCAGTCGATCGTGCGCCAGACGCAGCGATCCACTCCCGATCCCGAAGCCTTCGCGCAGGCCTTCAGCGGGCGCCTCTCCGCGATGGCTGCATCCCATGATCTCCTGACGGACCGCCATTGGGAAGGAGCGGGGCTGCGCGATCTGGTGTCGAGCCAGCTCGCCCCCTTCGCGGCGGGCGGGGAAAAGCGAGTGCGCACCGAGGGCCCGGAAGTGGTGCTGGACACCTCGCTTGCCGTGCCGCTCGGCCTTGCCCTGCACGAGCTCGCGACCAACGCCACGAAATATGGATCGCTGTCGCGGCCAGGCGGCGTCGTCGACCTCTCCTGGAGCGTGAGCCTCCGGGATGGGGCAGAGCAGCTATCGCTGACCTGGCGCGAGATCGGCGGCCCGACCGTGACGGGCCCCTGGCGGCGCGGCTTCGGCTCGAGCCTGATCGAGCGCGGCCTGCCGGATGCCCGCATCGAGCGGCACTTC
- a CDS encoding transporter, CPA2 family has translation MREAAKLLVGALAATLALALPAFAANAAAAPSDAVFVAQIVVLLICGRALGELMQRVGQPAIVGQLLAGIVVGASVLGAAFPHAQVVLFPNNPAQRGMIDGVGQLGVLMLLLLTGMETDLELVSKVKRAAASVSLTGIVVPFACGFLAGEFLLPDSLLPSPERRLVTALFLGTALAISSIKIVAMVVREMNFMRRDLGQVIVASAIIDDSIGWIVIAITFSLATRGTVDAASLTRSIGGTALFLFGSLTIGRPIVHGLIRWANDSLVSELPVITVILVIMGAMALMTHLIGVHTVLGAFVAGVLIGESPILTRHIEGELRGLITALFMPIFFALAGLNTDITILRDPHLLLLTLGLILIASIGKFAGAFLGGKLGGLTRRESLALGIAMNARGSTEVIIASVGLSIGALNPDLYTMIVAMAVVTTMVMPPTLRWALARLPIREAEKQRLEREEFEAKGFVANFERILLTVDDSPDGQLASRLAGLLAGPRGLPMTTLQVGPPAPPEPQLERVAAGAPLLLGTAPAARSVAPPPDQAVAREARKGYDLLMIGINPVRAEAGGFAAKIAEMAHRFEGAIGVVAARGPLRERPLRSGLTILVPVNGTNVSRRAAEFAFALARIENATATVVYVAPAADAAGGSGRLGRSLLSRRHEDAILKDMTDLADQYGAAIRTVVRVAGAADIAILRQARRAGQTLIVLGVTKRPGNTLIFGTLANALLERAEQSILFLAS, from the coding sequence TTGAGGGAAGCGGCCAAGCTTCTTGTCGGGGCGCTGGCGGCCACGTTGGCGCTCGCCTTGCCGGCGTTCGCCGCCAACGCGGCGGCGGCGCCGTCGGATGCCGTGTTCGTGGCGCAGATCGTCGTCCTCTTGATCTGCGGCAGGGCGCTCGGCGAATTGATGCAGCGCGTCGGACAGCCGGCGATCGTCGGCCAATTGCTCGCCGGCATCGTGGTCGGCGCCTCGGTGCTGGGGGCGGCCTTCCCGCACGCCCAGGTCGTGTTGTTTCCGAACAATCCTGCGCAACGCGGCATGATCGACGGTGTCGGCCAGCTCGGCGTGCTGATGCTGCTTCTGCTCACCGGCATGGAGACTGATCTCGAGCTCGTCTCCAAGGTCAAGCGCGCGGCGGCGAGCGTATCCCTCACGGGCATCGTGGTGCCCTTCGCCTGCGGCTTCCTGGCGGGTGAGTTCCTGCTGCCCGACAGCCTTCTGCCGTCGCCCGAGCGCCGCCTGGTGACGGCGCTCTTCCTCGGCACCGCACTCGCGATCTCCTCCATCAAGATCGTCGCCATGGTGGTGCGCGAGATGAACTTCATGCGCCGCGACCTCGGCCAGGTGATCGTCGCCTCGGCCATCATCGATGATTCGATCGGCTGGATCGTCATCGCCATCACCTTCAGCCTCGCCACGCGCGGCACGGTCGACGCGGCCTCCCTGACGAGGAGCATCGGCGGAACGGCTCTCTTCCTGTTCGGCAGCCTGACCATCGGCCGGCCGATCGTGCATGGCCTGATCCGTTGGGCGAATGACAGCCTGGTGAGCGAGCTGCCGGTGATCACCGTCATCCTGGTGATCATGGGCGCGATGGCGCTGATGACGCATCTGATCGGCGTGCACACCGTGCTCGGCGCCTTCGTGGCCGGAGTGCTGATCGGGGAGTCGCCAATCCTGACGCGCCATATCGAGGGTGAGCTGCGCGGCCTGATCACGGCCCTGTTCATGCCGATCTTCTTCGCGCTCGCGGGCCTCAACACCGACATCACCATCCTGCGCGACCCGCATCTGCTTCTCCTGACGCTCGGGCTGATCCTGATCGCCAGCATCGGCAAATTCGCCGGCGCCTTCCTGGGCGGCAAGCTGGGCGGGCTGACACGGCGCGAATCGCTGGCGCTCGGCATCGCCATGAATGCGCGCGGCTCGACCGAGGTGATCATCGCCTCGGTCGGCCTGTCGATCGGCGCGCTCAACCCCGATCTCTACACGATGATCGTCGCCATGGCGGTCGTGACCACCATGGTGATGCCCCCGACCTTGCGTTGGGCGCTGGCCCGGTTGCCGATCCGCGAGGCGGAGAAGCAGCGCCTCGAACGCGAGGAGTTCGAGGCCAAGGGTTTCGTCGCCAATTTCGAGCGCATCCTGCTCACGGTCGACGACAGCCCGGATGGGCAGCTCGCCTCGCGTCTCGCCGGCCTCCTCGCCGGGCCGCGCGGCCTGCCCATGACCACCCTGCAGGTCGGCCCGCCAGCGCCGCCGGAACCACAGCTCGAGCGGGTGGCCGCTGGCGCCCCGCTCTTGCTAGGGACGGCCCCTGCGGCGCGCAGCGTGGCGCCGCCTCCAGATCAGGCGGTCGCGAGGGAGGCCCGCAAGGGTTATGATCTCTTGATGATCGGCATCAATCCGGTGCGTGCCGAAGCGGGCGGCTTTGCCGCTAAGATCGCTGAGATGGCGCATCGTTTCGAGGGTGCGATCGGCGTCGTGGCGGCCCGCGGGCCGTTGCGCGAGCGCCCGCTGCGCTCGGGCCTCACGATCCTCGTCCCCGTCAATGGGACGAATGTGTCGCGCCGCGCCGCCGAATTCGCCTTCGCGCTGGCCAGGATCGAGAACGCGACCGCAACCGTCGTCTATGTGGCCCCGGCGGCGGATGCGGCGGGCGGAAGCGGCCGGCTTGGCCGCTCGCTGCTGTCGCGACGCCATGAAGACGCGATCTTGAAGGACATGACGGACCTCGCGGACCAGTATGGCGCAGCCATCAGGACCGTGGTGCGCGTCGCGGGCGCGGCCGACATCGCGATCTTGCGGCAGGCGCGGCGGGCCGGCCAGACATTGATCGTGCTGGGGGTCACGAAGCGGCCAGGCAACACGCTGATCTTCGGCACGCTCGCCAATGCGCTGCTCGAACGCGCCGAGCAATCGATCCTGTTCCTGGCAAGCTAG
- a CDS encoding GTP pyrophosphokinase, which yields MMRQYELVDRVRRYNPDTDEALLNRAYVYAMKAHGAQKRASGDPYFSHPLEVAAILTELHLDDSTIVAAMLHDTIEDTAATREEIDQLFGHEIGALVEGLTKLKRLDLVSKRAAQAENLRKLLLAIAEDVRVLLVKLADRLHNMRTLHFVPADKRGRIAQETLDIYAPLAGRMGMQDMRDELEELAFKELMPEAHDTIVQRLSDISGRSEAAISEIESDLHQIMEKNGIDAAVKGRRKKPYSVWRKMNAKSIALEQLSDIFGFRVIVEDTQTCYRALGVVHTRWPMVPGRFKDYISVPKQNDYRSLHTTIVGPARQRVELQIRTENMHKIAELGIAAHALYKDGLSPDKKRLEAESNAFAWLRRTIANLAEGDPEEFLENTKLELFHDQVFCFTPKGRLIALPRGATPIDFAYAVHTELGNGMVGCKINGRLAPLVSELRNGDEVEVLSTENQAPPAAWESLVVTGKARAAIRRATRIAVRRQYGGLGRQLVERAFQKAGRAYSDDNLKAALPRLARASVEDVLAAVGRGEMASGDVLRALYPDYQVERAQIVSEPPPKDPGWFAFPKSLGLIFKPAAASNKAQPPSDVPIIGLDANLPVRFADGGAVPGDRIVGILTPGEGVTVHRIDSPELARFENALDGWFDVRWNVDGKNARRFPARISVIAINEPGSLAQVAAVVAEHDGNIENITMTRRTDDFVEMTIDISVWDLKHLTAILAQLRRKPVVNSAERAHG from the coding sequence ATGATGCGCCAATACGAGCTCGTCGATCGGGTCCGGAGGTATAATCCCGATACCGACGAGGCCTTGCTGAACCGTGCCTATGTCTATGCGATGAAGGCGCATGGAGCGCAGAAGCGTGCCTCAGGCGATCCTTATTTCTCGCATCCGCTCGAAGTCGCCGCGATCCTCACCGAGCTGCATCTCGACGATTCGACGATCGTCGCCGCGATGCTGCACGACACGATCGAGGACACGGCGGCGACGCGCGAGGAGATCGACCAGCTCTTCGGACATGAGATCGGGGCCCTGGTCGAGGGGCTGACCAAGCTCAAACGGCTCGATCTCGTCTCGAAGCGGGCAGCGCAAGCGGAGAATCTGCGCAAGCTCCTGCTCGCGATCGCCGAAGACGTGCGCGTCCTGCTGGTGAAGCTCGCCGATCGCCTGCACAATATGCGCACCTTGCATTTCGTGCCCGCCGACAAGCGCGGCCGGATCGCCCAGGAGACGCTCGATATCTACGCGCCGCTCGCCGGCCGCATGGGCATGCAGGACATGCGCGACGAGCTCGAGGAGCTGGCCTTCAAGGAGCTGATGCCCGAAGCGCATGACACGATCGTCCAGCGCCTGTCGGATATCTCCGGGCGCAGCGAGGCCGCGATCTCGGAGATCGAGTCGGATTTGCACCAGATCATGGAAAAAAATGGCATCGACGCCGCCGTGAAGGGGCGCCGCAAGAAGCCCTATTCGGTCTGGCGCAAGATGAACGCCAAGTCGATCGCGCTCGAGCAGCTTTCCGACATCTTCGGCTTTCGGGTCATCGTCGAGGATACGCAGACCTGCTACCGGGCGCTCGGCGTCGTCCATACGCGCTGGCCGATGGTGCCTGGCCGCTTCAAGGACTACATCTCGGTCCCCAAGCAGAATGATTACCGCTCACTTCACACCACCATCGTCGGGCCGGCGCGCCAGCGGGTCGAGCTGCAGATCCGCACCGAGAACATGCACAAGATCGCCGAGCTCGGCATCGCGGCGCATGCGCTCTACAAGGATGGGCTGTCGCCGGACAAGAAGCGGCTGGAGGCGGAGAGCAACGCCTTCGCCTGGCTGCGCCGCACCATCGCCAACCTGGCGGAAGGCGATCCCGAAGAGTTCCTCGAGAACACCAAGCTCGAATTGTTCCATGATCAGGTGTTCTGCTTCACGCCAAAGGGGCGGCTGATCGCCCTGCCGCGCGGCGCGACCCCGATCGATTTCGCCTATGCGGTGCATACCGAGCTCGGCAACGGCATGGTGGGCTGCAAGATCAATGGCCGCCTCGCCCCGCTCGTCTCCGAGCTGCGCAATGGCGATGAGGTCGAGGTGCTCTCGACCGAGAACCAGGCGCCGCCCGCGGCCTGGGAATCGCTCGTCGTCACCGGCAAGGCGCGCGCCGCGATCAGGCGCGCCACGCGCATCGCGGTGCGCCGCCAATATGGGGGGCTGGGGCGCCAGCTCGTCGAGCGCGCCTTCCAGAAGGCCGGACGCGCCTATAGCGACGACAATCTGAAGGCTGCCCTGCCGCGCCTCGCCCGCGCCTCGGTCGAGGATGTGCTGGCCGCGGTCGGACGCGGCGAGATGGCCTCGGGCGATGTGCTGCGTGCGCTTTATCCGGATTACCAGGTCGAGCGGGCCCAAATCGTTTCCGAGCCGCCTCCGAAGGATCCCGGCTGGTTCGCATTTCCGAAGTCGCTCGGCCTGATCTTCAAGCCCGCGGCCGCCTCCAACAAGGCGCAGCCTCCCTCGGACGTGCCGATCATCGGCCTCGACGCCAATCTGCCGGTACGCTTCGCCGATGGCGGCGCCGTGCCGGGCGACCGCATCGTCGGCATCCTGACGCCCGGAGAGGGCGTGACCGTGCACCGCATCGACTCACCCGAGCTCGCCCGCTTCGAGAATGCACTCGATGGCTGGTTCGACGTGCGTTGGAACGTCGACGGCAAGAATGCCCGGCGCTTCCCGGCCCGCATCAGCGTCATCGCCATCAACGAGCCGGGCTCGCTCGCTCAAGTTGCGGCCGTCGTCGCCGAGCATGACGGCAATATCGAGAACATCACCATGACGAGGCGGACCGATGATTTCGTCGAGATGACGATCGATATCTCGGTATGGGATCTCAAGCATCTGACGGCCATCCTGGCGCAACTGCGCCGCAAGCCGGTCGTCAACAGCGCCGAACGCGCCCACGGGTAG